The Anomalospiza imberbis isolate Cuckoo-Finch-1a 21T00152 chromosome 7, ASM3175350v1, whole genome shotgun sequence genome has a window encoding:
- the C7H2orf76 gene encoding UPF0538 protein C2orf76 homolog isoform X1, whose amino-acid sequence MSAESSTVTVRLVRSFEHRNFRPVVYHGVPLEQTVKDFMAFVRRDVSSRSGLPPPFKNYKYDTMKIIHQAHKSKTGELVVSLEDDDKLILQEDSTLKAAGVANETELAFFCEEDYRNYRANPVSAW is encoded by the exons ATGTCAGCAGAAAGCTCGACCGTCACGGTGCGTCTCGTCCGCTCCTTTGAGCACCGCAATTTCCGCCCTGTGGTGTACCACGGAGTTCCCTTGGAGCAGACAGTGAAGGACTTCATGGCTTTTGTGCGCAGGG atGTGTCTTCAAGATCAGGACTTCCTCCTCCTTTTAAGAATTACAAGTACG ATACAATGAAGATTATTCACCAAGCACACAAATCTAAG ACTGGTGAGCTTGTAGTGAGTTTGGAAGATGATGACAAACTGATTTTGCAGGAAGACAGCACGCTGAAAGCAGCTGGAGTCG CAAACGAGACGGAATTAGCATTCTTCTGTGAGGAAGATTACAGAAACTACAGAGCTAATCCTGTTTCGGCCTGGTGA
- the DBI gene encoding acyl-CoA-binding protein has protein sequence MLAIYSHYKQATVGDVNTERPGMLDFKGKAKWDAWSALKGMSKEDAMKAYIAKVEELKGKYGI, from the exons ATGCTGGCCATCTACAGCCACTACAAACAGGCCACGGTGGGCGACGTGAACACGG AGCGCCCTGGTATGCTGGACTTCAAAGGCAAAGCAAAGTGGGATGCCTGGAGTGCATTGAAAG GAATGTCCAAAGAAGATGCAATGAAAGCTTACATAGCAAAAGTGGAAGAACTAAAGGGCAAATATGGCATCTGA